One stretch of Oncorhynchus gorbuscha isolate QuinsamMale2020 ecotype Even-year linkage group LG21, OgorEven_v1.0, whole genome shotgun sequence DNA includes these proteins:
- the LOC124007948 gene encoding contactin-associated protein-like 5, with product MLYRNLDIMPAVLANMSSRSASWFYIVSYFVLSIFGSIHAANNCNGPLLSVLPESSFESSSTSSSSQLPHSAKLNRREGEGGWAPERSDRQPWLQLDLREKMEITAIATQGRSGSSDWVTSFMLLFSDSGLAWKQYGQSEDTGTYTGNTNSEGVVQHKLVHSIAARFLRFVPLDWSTTGWIGLRVEVYGCVYKSDVANFNGRSALLYRFNQKSQRTLKDVISLRFKSYGADGVLVHGEGHRGDYLTLELHHGTLALHLNLDDAKLYPSSANVSVFLGCLLDDQLWHYVLVKRSNKQVNLTMDGHTRHLSTTGVEDSLEVDYELSFGGIPIPGKPGSFLRKNFHGCIENLYYNGVNIINLAKRRKLQIHSVGNVTFSCSEPQPQMVSTTFLSSSGSYLSLPLGPLGVWGLDVHFHFRTWNQEGLLFSTGLAQGSKHLVLQISRGQLHLMVHGAAEQKTNISIEVGVTDGLWHSVSLSYRDLMVSLVLDNEPTSTMDVQSHADLGNSVFFGGCPQYSGDCKNPTVAFQGCMRQILLNNQLVDLPRVQQGLLGNYSKLQFAICGIRNRCLPNFCEHDGRCTQSWDTFYCDCSGTGYTGETCHNSIYEASCEAHRQMGSTSGYFYIDPDGSGPLKATLVYCNMTEDKVWTVVDHNNRGFVNVTGATTKKPYVMRFNYTASLEQLRTLIGRSEHCQQEVVYSCRKSRLFNTWDGRPLSWWLDRSGEKQTYWGGSVPGVQQCSCSLEENCIDMNYFCNCDADTHLWVNDTGLLSYKDHLPLTEIVIGDTNRTGSAAVYRVSSLHCNGDRFLWNSASFYPGSSSLHFPKFQAELSADISLYFKTTASSGVLLENLGTADFITLKLTTPSAITFIFDVGNGPVDLAVTSPVPLNDKQWHYVRAERNLKEASLQVDQLPLHTLEAPSEGHYRLQLKSLLFIGGSTFKESSFLGCIRALTLNGVTLDLEEQAKLTPGVTPGCPGHCSGSASVCHNRGRCMEKNSGYVCDCTHSAYNGPHCKKEVSMSFESGSSVTLTFQMPFPVMHNRDRGSQSSSRQPIHNQSSSRQPIHSQSSGIYANDGESRENVALSFLTTRTPAMLLCVSTYHQQYLAIILANNGSLQIWFRLNREERAEIITPKASSLADGQLHRVQVHREGKDLYIQIDKDIDQKYNLSSDLKMNTLRSLTLGKVTATSAGHAGLAEEVLRAGSKGFIGCLSSVQFNHLTPLKTAILNHGSSLVHVLGNLVESNCGALADSTTSQSTSEGVDRGIDRLKKTRSDSAVIGGLITAAFLITLCAVAVTSCILYRRCSHTHPQEKSSISQKKDPRHSPEHSYPAGLENSYPVDLVLDLNLDLLSSVSHSRKEYYI from the exons ATGCTGTACCGCAACTTGGATATTATGCCTGCTGTGTTGGCGAACATGAGCTCGAGAAGCGCCTCGTGGTTCTATATAGTCAGTTACTTTGTTTTAAGTATTTTTGGATCCATACATGCAGCAA ATAATTGCAATGGACCATTGCTATCCGTTTTGCCCGAGTCCTCCTTCGAAAGCTCTTCAACATCCTCCAGCAGTCAGCTGCCTCACTCTGCTAAGCTGAACAGAAGAGAGG GAGAGGGTGGCTGGGCCCCGGAGCGGTCAGACAGACAGCCGTGGCTCCAGCTGGAcctcagggagaagatggagatcACGGCCATCGCTACACAGGGCCGCTCAGGGAGCTCTGACTGGGTGACCAGCTTTATGCTGCTGTTCAGTGACTCTGGCCTGGCTTGGAAGCAGTACGGACAGAGCGAAGACACTGGG ACGTACACAGGGAACACTAACTCAGAGGGTGTGGTCCAACACAAGCTGGTCCATTCCATCGCAGCGAGGTTCCTACGCTTCGTCCCACTGGACTGGAGCACTACAGGATGGATCGGCCTCAGAGTGGAGGTCTATGGCTGTGTATACA AGTCAGATGTGGCAAACTTCAACGGCAGGAGTGCTCTGTTGTACCGGTTTAACCAGAAGTCCCAGAGAACGCTGAAGGATGTGATCTCCCTCAGGTTTAAGAGCTATGGGGCAGACGGGGTGCTGGTGCACGGGGAGGGACACAGAGGAGACTACCTGACATTGGAGCTGCACCACGGGACCCTGGCTCTGCACCTCAACCTGG aCGACGCTAAGCTCTACCCCAGCAGTGCGAATGTGTCAGTGTTCCTGGGCTGTCTCCTGGATGACCAGCTCTGGCACTACGTCCTAGTTAAACGCTCCAACAAGCAGGTCAACCTCACCATGGACGGGCACACACGTCACCTCAGCACCACAGGTGTGGAAGACTCACTGGAGGTGGACTATGAG CTCAGCTTTGGAGGGATTCCTATACCCGGTAAACCAGGAAGCTTCCTTAGGAAGAACTTCCATGGCTGCATAGAGAACCTCTACTATAATGGAGTCAACATTATCAACCTGGCCAAGCGACGCAAGCTCCAGATCCACAGTGTG GGCAACGTGACCTTCTCGTGCTCTGAGCCCCAGCCCCAGATGGTGTCCACCACCTTCCTATCCTCCAGCGGTAGCTACCTGTCTCTACCCCTGGGGCCTCTTGGGGTGTGGGGGCTGGACGTACACTTCCACTTCAGGACCTGGAACCAGGAAGGACTTCTGTTCTCCACCGGCCTGGCACAGGGATCAAAGCACCTGGTTTTGCAAATCAGCAGAGGCCAACTGCACCTAATGGTCCATGGAGCTGCTGAGCAGAAAACAAACATTTCCATAG AAGTTGGTGTAACTGATGGCCTGTGGCATTCTGTTAGTCTGAGCTACAGAGATTTGATGGTTTCCCTGGTCTTGGACAATGAGCCAACATCTACCATGGACGTACAAAGTCATGCAGACTTAGGTAATAGTGTATTTTTCGGAG GTTGTCCCCAATACAGTGGTGACTGTAAGAACCCTACTGTGGCCTTCCAGGGGTGCATGCGTCAGATCCTCCTAAACAACCAACTTGTGGATCTACCCCGTGTGCAGCAAGGGCTTTTGGGTAATTACAGCAAGCTTCAGTTCGCCATCTGTGGGATCCGCAACAG ATGTCTGCCTAATTTTTGTGAGCATGACGGACGATGCACCCAATCATGGGATACTTTCTACTGTGACTGCTCAGGGACAGGCTACACTGGAGAAACCTGTCACAACT CTATTTATGAAGCGTCGTGTGAGGCACACCGACAAATGGGGAGTACGTCTGGCTACTTCTACATTGATCCAGATGGGAGTGGTCCTCTAAAGGCAACACTGGTCTACTGCAACATGACTG AGGACAAGGTATGGACAGTGGTGGACCACAACAACAGGGGGTTTGTGAATGTGACTGGAGCCACAACAAAGAAGCCGTATGTGATGCGGTTCAACTACACAGCCTCCCTGGAGCAGCTCCGCACTCTGATTGGACGGTCTGAGCACTGTCAACAGGAAGTGGTCTACAGCTGCAGGAAGTCACGTCTCTTCAATACTTGGG ACGGGAGGCCCCTGTCGTGGTGGCTGGACCGGAGTGGAGAGAAACAGACCTACTGGGGAGGCTCTGTACCTGGGGTCCAACAGTGCTCCTGCAGCCTGGAGGAGAACTGCATCGACATGAACTACTTCTGCAACTGTGATGCAGACACACACTTATG GGTAAACGACACAGGATTGCTGTCCTACAAAGATCACCTACCACTGACTGAGATTGTAataggagacaccaacaggacaGGCTCAGCAGCTGTATACAGAGTCAGCTCCCTTCACTGCAACGGTGACA GGTTCCTGTGGAATTCAGCCTCTTTCTATCCTGGGTCGTCATCCCTCCACTTCCCTAAGTTCCAGGCTGAGCTCAGTGCGGACATCTCCCTGTATTTCAAGACCACAGCTTCCTCTGGTGTTCTCCTGGAGAACCTGGGGACCGCTGACTTCATCACCCTGAAGTTGACCA CTCCCTCAGCTATAACATTCATCTTTGACGTGGGGAATGGCCCAGTGGACTTGGCGGTGACGTCCCCTGTCCCCTTGAATGATAAGCAGTGGCACTACGTTAGGGCTGAACGCAACCTGAAGGAGGCTTCCCTGCAAGTGGACCAGCTGCCCCTACACACTCTGGAGGCCCCCTCTGAAGGGCACTACCGCCTGCAGCTCAAAAGCCTACTGTTCATAG GAGGATCCACCTTCAAAGAGAGCAGTTTCCTGGGCTGCATCCGTGCATTGACCCTGAACGGCGTGACCCTTGACCTGGAGGAGCAGGCCAAGTTGACCCCAGGAGTGACCCCAGGCTGCCCTGGTCACTGCAGCGGCTCTGCTAGTGTCTGTCATAACAGAGGGCGGTGTATGGAGAAAAACAGTGGATATGTCTGTGACTGTACACACTCTGCCTACAATGGACCACACTGCAAGAAAG AAGTGTCAATGTCCTTCGAGAGTGGCTCCTCGGTGACCCTTACCTTCCAGATGCCTTTCCCAGTCATGCACAACAGAGACCGAGGTAGCCAGTCGTCTAGCCGTCAGCCAATCCATAACCAGTCGTCTAGCCGTCAGCCAATCCATAGCCAGTCCTCAGGCATCTATGCCAACGACGGCGAGTCCAGAGAAAACGTTGCCCTCAGCTTTCTGACGACTCGCACCCCTGCCATGTTACTCTGTGTCAGCACCTACCATCAACAGTACCTGGCTATCATCCTCGCTAACAACG GGAGTCTGCAGATCTGGTTCCGcctgaacagagaggagagagccgaGATCATTACTCCCAAAGCCTCCAGCCTAGCCGATGGGCAGCTCCACCGTGTCCAAGTACACCGGGAAGGCAAAGACCTTTATATCCAG ATTGACAAAGACATCGACCAGAAATACAACCTTTCTTCTGACCTGAAGATGAACACACTACGATCTCTGACTTTGGGTAAAGTCACAGCTACATCAGCAGGACATGCTGGTTTGGCTGAGGAGGTGCTTAGGGCAGGATCCAAGGGTTTCATTGGCTGCCTGTCGTCTGTCCAGTTCAATCATTTGACACCGCTGAAGACAGCCATTCTGAATCATGGAAGCTCATTAGTCCATGTTCTTGGCAATCTAGTTGAATCGAACTGTGGAGCCTTAGCTGATAGTACAACTTCACAATCAACATCTG AGGGTGTCGATAGGGGCATAGATCGACTGAAGAAGACAAGAAGTGATTCAGCAGTAATTGGAG GTCTCATCACAGCTGCGTTCCTCATCACCCTCTGTGCCGTGGCCGTGACGTCGTGCATCCTGTACCGCCGCTGCAGCCACACCCACCCCCAGGAGAAGTCCTCCATCTCACAGAAAAAGGATCCCAGACACAGCCCGGAACACAGCTACCCTGCAGGCCTGGAGAACAGCTACCCTGTAGACTTGGTCTTGGATCTAAACCTGGACCTGCTCAGCTCTGTGAGTCACAGCAGAAAGGAGTACTACATCTGA